One window of the Leptotrichia massiliensis genome contains the following:
- a CDS encoding AAA family ATPase: METNLSKYLRARRPIIWVHSGDYKEVDTIVKEATKEYENKAIFEYRAFGVVNFETKVKSDEIVDLYSFLNILFSEGVKTNVFLIIKNAEEEMKDAKNIALIKKIAETRYSNSDYNFTVIVVTEVETVPKDLEKFTSILDLPNMTKDEIEKYIWNFAKENNVNVDKNDVGEVAISLKGLTKLEIDHVLNMIIESKNNISISGRDIIIREKGQIIKKSSILEIIDFKEKIEEIGGLEGLKEWLSSKAQVFRRLDEAKKFGVDTPKGVLLVGMPGCGKSLAAKASARLFNVPLLRLDIGRLLGKYVGESEHNMRVALKTAESISPCILWIDEIEKAFAGIDQNGGASDITKRLFGQFLTWLQEKENTVFVVATANDITAFPPEFLRKGRFDEVFFIDFPNEKEREKIFEIHLEKRGKMSDDINLKELAEETEGYCGADIEEIVKNAVENKFILETENEEDKKITTNNLLEATKSIDSLSNILSDKIDVLKKSYKKFKIKSASQKIKNGKRIDGKSTFKDMVIVNGGKYTPSFFNEEREVCNLEVCKYPTTQDMWMEVMKKNPSKFKGGRRPVENISWWRALEFCNKLSEKHGLKPVYDLSRKEKGILRIHQSNGKIEYPNVADFRKTEGFRLPTEVEWEWFARGGEIAIQDGTFNYKYSGSNNVYEVAWNRNNSEKRTHDVGMKKPNQLGLYDCSGNIWEWCYDTSGDGYIPEKTPYRYDESVSGNRLKGGSFYSDTEYCSVFNCSRDKLICKIWSGSEWVRLCPTSFRIVRTI; encoded by the coding sequence ATGGAAACAAATTTATCAAAATATTTAAGGGCAAGAAGACCTATAATTTGGGTACACAGTGGAGATTATAAGGAAGTTGACACAATTGTGAAGGAGGCGACTAAAGAATATGAAAATAAGGCGATTTTTGAATACAGGGCCTTTGGAGTTGTGAATTTTGAAACGAAGGTTAAAAGTGATGAAATTGTGGATTTGTATAGTTTTTTAAATATTCTGTTTTCTGAAGGTGTTAAAACTAATGTGTTTTTGATAATTAAGAATGCAGAAGAAGAAATGAAAGATGCTAAAAATATTGCACTTATAAAGAAAATAGCAGAAACTAGATATTCAAATTCAGATTATAATTTTACAGTGATTGTAGTAACAGAAGTGGAAACAGTGCCGAAGGATTTGGAAAAATTTACTTCGATACTTGATCTTCCAAACATGACAAAAGACGAGATTGAAAAATACATTTGGAACTTTGCTAAAGAAAATAATGTGAATGTGGATAAAAATGATGTTGGGGAAGTTGCAATTTCGTTAAAAGGATTGACAAAACTGGAAATAGATCACGTTCTGAATATGATAATTGAATCTAAGAATAATATTTCAATTTCTGGAAGAGATATAATCATTCGTGAAAAAGGACAAATAATTAAAAAATCTTCAATTTTGGAAATTATTGATTTTAAGGAAAAAATTGAAGAAATTGGTGGACTTGAAGGGCTGAAAGAATGGTTAAGTTCTAAGGCACAAGTATTTAGAAGACTGGATGAAGCCAAGAAATTTGGAGTGGATACGCCAAAAGGAGTATTGCTTGTGGGAATGCCGGGCTGTGGTAAAAGTTTGGCGGCAAAAGCAAGTGCAAGATTGTTTAATGTTCCATTATTAAGGCTGGATATAGGAAGACTTTTGGGAAAATACGTTGGAGAATCAGAACACAATATGAGAGTGGCACTAAAAACAGCAGAATCAATAAGTCCGTGCATTTTATGGATAGATGAAATAGAAAAAGCCTTTGCAGGAATAGATCAAAATGGTGGAGCAAGCGACATAACAAAACGTCTATTTGGACAATTTTTGACTTGGTTACAGGAAAAAGAAAACACGGTATTTGTAGTAGCAACAGCCAACGATATAACAGCCTTTCCGCCAGAATTTCTAAGAAAAGGACGATTTGATGAAGTATTTTTCATAGACTTCCCAAATGAGAAAGAAAGAGAAAAAATATTTGAAATTCACCTTGAAAAAAGAGGAAAAATGTCAGATGATATAAATTTAAAAGAACTGGCAGAAGAAACAGAAGGCTACTGTGGTGCCGACATAGAAGAAATCGTTAAAAACGCAGTTGAAAATAAATTTATACTAGAAACTGAAAATGAAGAAGATAAGAAAATCACAACAAATAATTTATTAGAAGCAACTAAAAGTATAGATTCTTTATCGAATATTTTATCAGATAAAATAGATGTTTTAAAAAAGAGCTACAAAAAATTCAAAATAAAATCAGCTTCTCAAAAAATAAAAAATGGTAAAAGAATAGATGGAAAATCTACATTCAAAGATATGGTTATAGTAAATGGAGGAAAATATACACCATCATTCTTTAATGAAGAAAGAGAAGTTTGCAATTTAGAAGTTTGTAAATATCCAACAACACAAGATATGTGGATGGAAGTAATGAAGAAAAATCCATCAAAATTTAAAGGTGGAAGACGTCCAGTTGAGAATATATCTTGGTGGCGCGCTTTGGAGTTTTGTAATAAATTGAGTGAAAAACATGGATTAAAACCAGTGTATGACTTGAGCCGAAAAGAAAAAGGCATATTAAGAATACATCAATCAAATGGCAAAATAGAGTACCCAAATGTAGCAGATTTTAGAAAAACTGAAGGATTTAGATTGCCAACAGAAGTTGAATGGGAATGGTTTGCAAGAGGTGGAGAAATTGCAATACAAGATGGGACATTTAATTATAAGTATTCAGGCAGTAATAATGTATATGAAGTTGCTTGGAATAGAAATAATTCAGAAAAGCGTACTCATGATGTAGGAATGAAGAAACCGAATCAATTGGGACTTTATGATTGTAGCGGAAATATTTGGGAGTGGTGTTATGATACATCTGGTGATGGATATATACCTGAAAAAACACCATACAGGTATGATGAAAGTGTATCAGGTAATAGATTAAAAGGAGGGTCTTTTTATAGTGATACAGAATATTGTAGTGTATTTAATTGTAGTAGAGATAAATTAATTTGTAAAATATGGAGTGGTAGCGAATGGG